A window of Streptomyces armeniacus contains these coding sequences:
- a CDS encoding GNAT family N-acetyltransferase yields MTSTFPDISISTDRLVLRPFEEADLPAFVEMMNDELVAVWTSVPAPYTEADARDWIRRRAPSERTGGRGIVFAVTEFLTQRLVGSVHLKNTDWRLLTTELSYVTAPWARGEGYASESVLAAVQWLFQDQKFERLELRTAADNTAAQQVAQKLGCISEGVLRNAWITRSRVEGGGWAEIRTDLIVWSLLPEDLDGLHERMADAGGYAPHPDWH; encoded by the coding sequence ATGACCTCGACCTTTCCGGACATTTCGATCAGTACGGACCGGCTCGTGCTGCGCCCGTTCGAGGAAGCGGACCTGCCCGCCTTCGTGGAGATGATGAACGACGAGCTGGTGGCCGTCTGGACCTCCGTGCCCGCCCCGTACACCGAGGCCGACGCACGTGACTGGATCAGACGGCGCGCGCCGTCCGAACGTACGGGAGGGCGCGGCATCGTCTTCGCCGTCACCGAGTTCCTCACGCAGCGGCTCGTCGGCTCCGTCCATCTCAAGAACACCGACTGGCGCCTCCTCACCACCGAGCTCTCCTACGTCACCGCGCCCTGGGCCCGCGGCGAGGGCTACGCCTCCGAGTCGGTGCTCGCCGCCGTCCAATGGCTGTTCCAGGACCAGAAGTTCGAACGCCTCGAACTGCGCACCGCCGCCGACAACACCGCCGCGCAGCAGGTCGCGCAGAAGCTCGGCTGCATCAGCGAGGGCGTGCTGCGCAACGCCTGGATCACGCGGTCGCGCGTCGAGGGCGGCGGCTGGGCGGAAATCCGTACCGACCTGATCGTGTGGAGCCTGCTGCCCGAGGACCTGGACGGCCTCCACGAACGCATGGCCGACGCGGGCGGCTACGCCCCGCACCCCGACTGGCACTGA
- the cbiE gene encoding precorrin-6y C5,15-methyltransferase (decarboxylating) subunit CbiE, which produces MADRVTVIGWDGTPLTDAARAALGAATLVAGAAHHLALPEVPAGAERIRLGSVALAARRIAGHRGTAVVLADGDPGFFGVVRTLRAPEYGLEVEVVPAVSAVAAAFARAGMPWDDAQVVVAHSRTLRRVVNVCRAHTKVAVLTSPGAGPPELALLLAGVHRTFVICEALGTVREEVSVLTSDKVADHTWRDPNIVLVVGGQLSTAAAPGAAAGAAERHAPAWIAGHDTGRPHVPRGWAQPLTEYAGPDARPRARESVQLRAAQLARLGPRVGDLVWDIGSGNGAVAAEAAGFGAAVIAVDRDVDACARTAAAARRLGVQLQVVTGTAPHILEDLPEPDVVRVGGGGIRTVAAVADRRPERIVTHAATRDEAEAVGRVLAEGGYTVECALLQSVELDTERWAETERAVVFLLSGIRD; this is translated from the coding sequence ATGGCCGACCGCGTCACCGTGATCGGGTGGGACGGCACGCCGCTGACCGACGCCGCCCGCGCCGCACTCGGCGCGGCCACCCTCGTGGCCGGTGCCGCCCACCATCTCGCACTGCCCGAGGTCCCGGCGGGCGCGGAGCGCATACGCCTGGGCAGCGTCGCCCTCGCGGCCCGGCGGATCGCCGGACACCGGGGCACCGCGGTGGTGCTGGCCGACGGCGACCCCGGCTTCTTCGGCGTCGTACGCACCCTGCGCGCACCGGAGTACGGGCTCGAGGTCGAGGTCGTACCGGCCGTGTCCGCCGTCGCCGCCGCCTTCGCGCGCGCCGGCATGCCGTGGGACGACGCGCAGGTCGTCGTGGCCCACAGCCGTACGCTGCGCCGCGTCGTCAACGTCTGCCGCGCGCACACCAAGGTCGCCGTCCTCACCTCGCCCGGCGCCGGACCGCCCGAACTCGCCCTGCTGCTCGCCGGAGTGCACCGCACCTTCGTCATCTGCGAGGCGCTCGGCACCGTGCGCGAAGAGGTCAGCGTCCTCACCTCCGACAAGGTCGCCGACCACACCTGGCGCGACCCCAACATCGTGCTCGTCGTCGGCGGCCAGCTGAGCACCGCCGCCGCGCCGGGCGCCGCCGCCGGCGCCGCCGAACGGCACGCGCCCGCCTGGATCGCCGGACACGACACCGGCCGCCCGCACGTACCGCGCGGCTGGGCGCAGCCGCTGACCGAGTACGCGGGCCCGGACGCGCGCCCGCGCGCACGCGAGTCCGTACAGCTGCGCGCCGCCCAACTCGCCCGGCTCGGCCCGCGCGTCGGCGACCTGGTCTGGGACATCGGCTCCGGCAACGGCGCGGTGGCCGCCGAGGCGGCCGGATTCGGCGCCGCCGTCATCGCGGTGGACCGCGACGTGGACGCGTGCGCCCGTACGGCAGCCGCGGCCCGCCGCCTGGGAGTTCAGCTCCAGGTGGTCACCGGCACGGCCCCGCACATCCTCGAGGACCTGCCCGAGCCGGACGTCGTACGGGTCGGGGGCGGCGGCATCCGTACGGTCGCCGCCGTGGCCGACCGGCGCCCCGAACGCATCGTCACGCACGCGGCGACCCGCGACGAGGCGGAAGCGGTCGGACGGGTGCTCGCGGAGGGCGGATACACCGTCGAGTGCGCCCTCCTCCAGTCCGTCGAACTGGACACGGAACGCTGGGCGGAGACCGAACGCGCTGTCGTGTTCCTCCTTTCGGGTATTCGTGACTGA
- the cobT gene encoding nicotinate-nucleotide--dimethylbenzimidazole phosphoribosyltransferase: MTDTGQIPDEGQPAHAGAQPEQQPGVPAASGAYTFADTAQPAHTANTPDPINTANTANTAADMGESTAGVPGEEEDLLMPGAQGAWSDAQMAVAQQGTHGTHGGRGGPGAQPRGAHANGQSGTDGQTGGGRRTPGTHETDGRDSGSIDYGAVRVPQPQAAEAGLPPHGSAAHGAAPQEAAAQGAEPGPAGGESADGTGQAQPQAAQGQAPAPAARPQTQTQTPRRPAHLGPPVPEQSGAVRSLADRGPSAPAPAPVQADAAQQPQEAQVQPQTRSQGKHAAAPAAHPQPEPAEPGAAPASGPASQPEQPVSGPEYLDVAHQGPDSLAGPQTGAIPSQQDAWTSQVPQTAAPAETVEPVAEEPLPGPDLAAVPEPSAPADAAAQPDTGQPVAPVSDDAPAAAAPPADQAAPPAEENAATGANVPAPRTETPEPAAQPAAVAAEPVPAEPAPTESAPAETEPAPQPTAEAAPVPEAKAEPEATAEEHAPEEAAPAPEPAAATAATAPVVEPERTEQTADGSAATHVTAPAAAPLPEAEPVPAPAPAAEEAAVQDTPDATGTADEAAPVPVPEAATAAEAEPVPEPAPAAVAAEAPAALQPEPAPAPEPAPAPEPAPASEPAPEPATDGHSTAPSISGDGPAAEAAPSTDGVPSDTPAPAGPSTPPAPGYDEAEREAVHRLMRERRDIRNGFRPDPIPHEVLLRVLEAAHTAPSVGHSQPWDFVVIRSEDTRRTMHELAQRQREAYAKSLPKARAKQFKELKIEAILDTPVNIVVTADPTRGGRHTLGRHSQPQMAPYSSALAVENLWLAARAEGLGVGWVSFFDERELVRTLDLPEHLEVVAYLCIGYVDEFPDEPELMQAGWSKRRPLSWVVHEESYGRRALPGAEPHDLLAETLERIRPLDAKALGEAWERQKRMTKPAGALGMLEIISAQLCGLSRQCPPPIPEPAAVAVFAGDHGVHAQGVTPWPQEVTAQMVANFLGGGAVCNAFATQVGAEVCVVDVGVAGELPATPGLLPRKVRPGTADMTQGPALTRDEVLRAVEVGIETARDLVAAGNKALLTGEMGIANTTVSAALIAACTGADPTEVTGRGTGISDETHARKVDVVRRALQLHRPDPADPVGLLAAVGGLEHAALTGLILGGASLRTPVILDGVSAGAAALVARQIAPEALAACVAGHRSAEPGHVAALTKLGLRPLIDLDLRLGEGTGALLALPMVQSAARAMHEVATFDSAGVTEKN, translated from the coding sequence ATGACTGACACCGGCCAGATCCCAGACGAGGGACAGCCGGCTCACGCAGGCGCACAGCCGGAGCAGCAGCCGGGAGTCCCGGCCGCGTCCGGCGCGTACACCTTCGCGGACACGGCTCAACCGGCACACACGGCGAACACACCGGACCCGATCAACACGGCGAACACAGCGAACACGGCGGCGGACATGGGCGAGAGCACGGCCGGCGTCCCCGGCGAAGAGGAAGACCTGCTGATGCCGGGCGCCCAAGGCGCCTGGAGCGACGCCCAGATGGCGGTGGCGCAGCAGGGCACGCACGGGACGCACGGCGGTCGCGGCGGGCCCGGCGCCCAGCCGCGCGGGGCGCATGCGAACGGCCAGAGCGGTACGGATGGTCAGACGGGCGGCGGGCGGCGTACGCCCGGCACGCACGAGACGGACGGCCGCGACTCGGGCTCGATCGACTACGGCGCGGTGCGCGTCCCGCAGCCCCAAGCGGCCGAGGCGGGCCTGCCACCGCACGGGAGCGCGGCGCACGGCGCGGCGCCGCAGGAGGCGGCGGCGCAGGGCGCCGAACCCGGACCGGCGGGCGGCGAGTCCGCGGACGGCACGGGGCAGGCGCAGCCGCAGGCCGCGCAGGGCCAGGCACCGGCCCCGGCTGCCCGGCCGCAGACCCAGACCCAGACGCCGCGTCGGCCGGCGCACCTCGGCCCGCCGGTGCCCGAGCAGTCAGGCGCGGTGCGTTCGCTCGCCGACCGCGGGCCCAGCGCGCCCGCACCCGCACCCGTACAGGCGGACGCCGCGCAGCAGCCGCAGGAGGCCCAGGTCCAGCCGCAGACTCGGTCGCAGGGCAAGCACGCCGCTGCCCCCGCGGCGCATCCGCAGCCCGAGCCCGCGGAGCCCGGTGCGGCACCCGCGTCCGGGCCCGCGTCGCAGCCCGAACAGCCGGTCAGCGGCCCGGAGTACCTCGACGTCGCACACCAGGGCCCGGACTCCCTCGCCGGTCCGCAGACCGGCGCGATCCCGTCCCAGCAGGACGCCTGGACGTCTCAGGTGCCGCAGACGGCGGCGCCCGCAGAAACGGTCGAGCCGGTGGCCGAGGAGCCGCTTCCCGGCCCCGATCTGGCCGCCGTCCCGGAGCCGTCCGCACCGGCCGATGCCGCCGCGCAGCCGGACACCGGCCAGCCGGTCGCACCCGTCTCCGACGACGCTCCTGCGGCGGCGGCACCGCCCGCAGATCAGGCGGCACCGCCCGCGGAGGAGAACGCCGCCACCGGAGCGAACGTGCCCGCCCCGCGCACCGAAACGCCCGAACCGGCGGCCCAGCCCGCAGCGGTGGCGGCGGAGCCCGTGCCCGCGGAGCCCGCCCCCACGGAGTCCGCGCCTGCGGAGACCGAGCCCGCGCCACAGCCCACGGCGGAGGCGGCACCCGTACCGGAGGCGAAGGCGGAACCGGAGGCCACGGCCGAGGAGCACGCACCGGAGGAGGCCGCCCCGGCCCCCGAGCCGGCCGCGGCAACCGCCGCCACGGCGCCGGTCGTTGAGCCCGAGCGGACGGAACAGACGGCGGACGGCTCCGCCGCCACCCACGTGACCGCCCCGGCGGCCGCCCCCCTGCCCGAAGCAGAGCCCGTACCGGCGCCCGCGCCCGCCGCCGAGGAGGCAGCCGTACAGGACACACCCGACGCCACCGGAACCGCCGACGAAGCCGCACCGGTCCCCGTACCGGAAGCTGCGACCGCGGCGGAAGCGGAGCCCGTACCGGAGCCGGCTCCCGCTGCCGTGGCGGCCGAAGCGCCCGCCGCGCTCCAGCCCGAGCCGGCGCCCGCTCCGGAGCCCGCACCCGCTCCGGAGCCCGCACCCGCTTCGGAGCCCGCGCCCGAGCCCGCGACGGACGGGCACAGTACCGCCCCGTCGATAAGCGGGGACGGCCCGGCGGCCGAAGCCGCGCCGTCCACCGACGGCGTACCGTCGGACACCCCCGCGCCCGCGGGTCCCAGCACACCCCCGGCCCCCGGCTACGACGAGGCCGAGCGCGAGGCCGTCCACCGGCTGATGCGCGAACGGCGCGACATCCGGAACGGTTTCCGGCCCGACCCCATCCCGCACGAGGTGCTGCTCCGCGTCCTCGAAGCGGCACACACCGCGCCGAGCGTCGGGCACTCGCAGCCGTGGGACTTCGTTGTCATCCGGTCCGAGGACACCCGCCGCACCATGCACGAGCTGGCCCAGCGCCAGCGCGAGGCGTACGCCAAGTCGCTCCCGAAGGCGCGGGCGAAGCAGTTCAAGGAACTGAAGATCGAGGCCATCCTCGACACGCCCGTGAACATCGTCGTCACCGCCGACCCGACCCGCGGCGGCCGCCACACCCTGGGGCGGCACAGCCAGCCCCAGATGGCCCCGTACTCCTCGGCGCTCGCCGTCGAGAACCTCTGGCTCGCCGCGCGCGCCGAGGGCCTCGGCGTCGGCTGGGTCAGCTTCTTCGACGAGCGCGAACTGGTCCGCACGCTCGACCTGCCCGAGCACCTGGAGGTCGTCGCGTACCTCTGCATCGGGTACGTGGACGAGTTCCCGGACGAGCCCGAGCTGATGCAGGCGGGCTGGTCCAAGCGGCGGCCGCTGTCCTGGGTCGTGCACGAGGAGTCGTACGGGCGCCGCGCCCTGCCCGGCGCCGAGCCGCACGACCTGCTGGCCGAGACGCTCGAACGGATCCGCCCGCTGGACGCGAAGGCGCTCGGCGAGGCGTGGGAGCGGCAGAAGCGGATGACCAAGCCGGCCGGCGCGCTGGGCATGCTGGAGATCATCTCCGCGCAGCTGTGCGGCCTGTCCCGGCAGTGCCCGCCGCCCATCCCGGAGCCGGCCGCGGTCGCGGTGTTCGCCGGTGACCACGGCGTACACGCCCAGGGCGTCACCCCCTGGCCGCAGGAGGTGACCGCGCAGATGGTCGCGAACTTCCTCGGCGGCGGCGCCGTCTGCAACGCCTTCGCCACCCAGGTCGGCGCCGAGGTGTGCGTCGTCGACGTCGGCGTGGCGGGCGAACTCCCCGCCACGCCCGGGCTGCTGCCCCGCAAGGTACGGCCCGGCACCGCGGACATGACCCAGGGCCCCGCGCTCACCCGCGACGAGGTGCTGCGCGCCGTCGAGGTCGGCATCGAGACCGCGCGCGACCTGGTCGCCGCGGGCAACAAGGCGCTGCTCACCGGCGAGATGGGCATCGCCAACACCACCGTCTCCGCCGCCCTGATCGCCGCCTGCACCGGCGCCGACCCCACCGAGGTCACCGGCCGCGGCACGGGCATCAGCGACGAGACCCACGCCCGCAAGGTCGACGTGGTCCGGCGCGCCCTCCAGCTGCACCGGCCCGACCCGGCCGACCCGGTGGGGCTGCTCGCGGCGGTCGGCGGTCTGGAGCACGCGGCGCTCACCGGGCTGATCCTCGGCGGCGCGTCGCTCCGTACGCCCGTGATCCTGGACGGGGTCAGCGCGGGCGCCGCCGCCCTGGTCGCGCGGCAGATCGCGCCGGAGGCGCTGGCGGCGTGCGTCGCCGGGCACCGCAGCGCGGAGCCCGGTCATGTCGCGGCCCTGACCAAGCTGGGCCTGCGCCCCTTGATCGACCTCGACCTGCGGCTCGGCGAGGGCACCGGCGCCCTGCTCGCGCTGCCGATGGTGCAGAGCGCCGCCCGCGCGATGCACGAGGTTGCGACCTTCGACTCGGCGGGCGTCACCGAGAAGAACTGA
- a CDS encoding methionine ABC transporter permease has protein sequence MSWNEMQPLLSQGCIDTLYMVLWSALLAVVGGLPLGVLLVLTDKGGLLQNAAVNKVTGVVVNIGRSLPFIILLVALIPFTRLLVGTSIGPTAMIVPLVIGAVPFFARLVETAVREVDHGLVEAVQAMGGGVPTVVLKALLPQSLPSLVSGLTTTVIALIGYSAMAGAVGGGGLGSIAVTYGYQRFETDFMLITVAVLIVIVTVVQLLGDGAVRLLARRERASA, from the coding sequence ATGAGCTGGAACGAGATGCAGCCGCTGCTCTCCCAGGGATGTATCGACACCCTCTACATGGTGCTGTGGTCGGCGCTCCTCGCCGTCGTGGGCGGACTGCCGCTGGGCGTCCTGCTGGTGCTCACCGACAAGGGCGGGCTCCTCCAGAACGCCGCGGTCAACAAGGTGACCGGAGTGGTCGTGAACATCGGCCGCTCGCTCCCGTTCATCATCCTGCTCGTCGCCCTGATCCCGTTCACCCGGCTGCTGGTGGGCACGTCCATTGGGCCCACGGCGATGATCGTGCCGCTGGTGATCGGCGCCGTCCCGTTCTTCGCGCGGCTGGTCGAGACCGCCGTACGGGAGGTGGACCACGGCCTGGTCGAGGCCGTGCAGGCGATGGGCGGCGGGGTGCCGACGGTCGTACTCAAGGCGCTGCTCCCGCAGTCGCTGCCGTCCCTGGTCTCCGGGCTGACCACCACCGTCATCGCCCTCATCGGGTACTCCGCGATGGCGGGCGCGGTCGGCGGCGGGGGACTGGGCTCCATCGCCGTCACCTACGGATACCAGCGCTTCGAGACCGACTTCATGCTCATCACGGTCGCCGTCCTGATCGTGATCGTGACAGTCGTGCAGCTGCTCGGCGACGGCGCCGTACGGCTGCTCGCGCGCCGCGAGCGCGCCTCCGCTTGA
- a CDS encoding serine/threonine protein kinase has protein sequence MAMTRLRREDPRVVGSFRLHRRLGAGGMGVVYLGSDRRGQRVALKVIRPDLAEDQEFRSRFAREVSAARRIRGGCTARLVAADLEADRPWFATQYVPGPSLHDKVNDGGPLPPSQVASIGAALAEGLVAVHEAGVVHRDLKPSNILLSPKGPRIIDFGIAWATGASTLTHVGTAVGSPGFLAPEQVRGAAVTPATDVFALGATLAYATTADSPFGQGSSEVMLYRVVHEEPQLQRVHAALAPLIEACLVKAPEDRPSTLQLSLRLKEIAAREARGLPDGGPSPVPPQSKSPSKAQGQRPLGPRADEYARQRTERESGGTGQRGGEPAGAQRAPAPRSGPRSTGGSGARRPSGAQRPQPRTNSRSGSGSRAGTSSRTGGGPRSGTGRRPGPGPNRRLLRQRLVVFVTVTLLVALGIAAAQGCEGSVRGAGDPARGGQAARVLPDAQDGAGHGGHGRHGGHAGHGDDGQRGDTTGHGANTGARGGR, from the coding sequence ATGGCGATGACGCGGCTCCGGCGCGAGGATCCGCGAGTCGTCGGTTCGTTCCGGCTGCACAGGCGGCTTGGGGCGGGCGGGATGGGCGTCGTCTATCTCGGCTCCGACCGGCGCGGCCAGCGGGTGGCGCTCAAGGTGATCCGGCCGGATCTCGCGGAGGACCAGGAGTTCCGTTCGCGGTTCGCGCGCGAGGTGTCCGCGGCCCGGCGCATCCGCGGCGGGTGTACGGCGCGGCTGGTGGCGGCGGATCTGGAGGCGGACCGGCCGTGGTTCGCCACGCAGTACGTGCCCGGGCCCTCGCTGCACGACAAGGTGAACGACGGCGGGCCGCTGCCGCCGTCCCAGGTGGCCTCGATCGGGGCGGCGCTGGCCGAGGGCCTGGTCGCCGTACACGAGGCCGGGGTCGTGCACCGCGATCTGAAGCCGTCCAACATCCTGCTGTCCCCCAAGGGCCCCCGCATCATCGACTTCGGGATCGCCTGGGCGACCGGCGCCAGCACCCTCACGCACGTCGGGACCGCCGTCGGCTCGCCCGGCTTCCTCGCGCCCGAGCAGGTGCGGGGCGCGGCGGTGACACCGGCGACGGACGTGTTCGCGCTGGGCGCCACCCTCGCGTACGCGACCACCGCGGACTCCCCCTTCGGGCAGGGCAGTTCGGAGGTGATGCTGTACCGGGTGGTGCACGAGGAGCCGCAGCTGCAGCGCGTGCACGCGGCGCTGGCGCCGCTGATCGAGGCGTGCCTGGTGAAGGCCCCCGAGGACCGGCCGAGCACGCTGCAACTCTCCCTGCGGCTCAAGGAGATCGCCGCGCGCGAGGCGCGCGGGCTGCCGGACGGCGGCCCCTCGCCCGTACCGCCGCAGTCGAAGTCACCGTCCAAGGCGCAGGGGCAGCGGCCGCTCGGGCCGCGCGCGGACGAGTACGCGCGCCAGCGTACGGAGCGCGAGTCCGGCGGCACCGGGCAGCGCGGCGGCGAACCGGCCGGGGCGCAGCGCGCGCCGGCGCCCCGCTCGGGGCCGCGCTCCACGGGCGGCTCCGGCGCGCGGCGCCCGTCGGGGGCGCAGCGGCCGCAGCCGCGCACCAACTCGCGCTCGGGCAGCGGTTCGCGCGCGGGCACGAGCTCCCGGACGGGCGGCGGTCCCCGTTCCGGTACGGGCCGCCGTCCCGGGCCCGGCCCGAACCGGCGGCTGCTGCGGCAGCGACTCGTGGTGTTCGTGACGGTGACGCTGCTGGTCGCGCTGGGCATCGCGGCGGCGCAGGGCTGCGAGGGCTCCGTACGGGGCGCGGGCGACCCGGCGCGTGGCGGCCAGGCGGCGCGGGTGCTGCCGGACGCACAGGACGGTGCGGGCCACGGCGGGCACGGCCGCCACGGTGGGCACGCCGGGCACGGCGACGACGGGCAGCGCGGCGACACGACGGGGCACGGGGCCAACACAGGGGCGCGCGGGGGGCGTTGA
- a CDS encoding TrmH family RNA methyltransferase: MAEPLTVDRPDDPRLSDYTGLTDVDLRRTREPAEGLFIAEGEKVIRRALRAGYRMRSMLLSAKWLEVMRDVIDASDAPVYAVTPELAERVTGYHVHRGALASMQRKPLPSAAGALGSARRVAVMESVNDHTNIGAVFRSAAALGMDAVLLSPDCADPLYRRSVKVSMGAVFAVPYARVETWPRDLEEVRAAGFRLLALTPDERAVPIDTAVPRDGTGAGTGARVALMLGAEGRGLSARALAAADEWVRIPMAHGVDSLNVGAAAAVAFYAVARGRDGEG; encoded by the coding sequence GTGGCAGAACCCCTCACCGTCGACCGCCCCGACGACCCCCGCCTGAGCGACTACACCGGGCTGACCGACGTCGACCTGCGGCGGACCCGCGAACCCGCCGAGGGCCTCTTCATCGCCGAGGGCGAGAAGGTCATCCGCCGCGCCCTGCGCGCCGGCTACCGCATGCGGTCGATGCTGCTCTCCGCGAAGTGGCTGGAGGTGATGCGCGACGTGATCGACGCGTCCGACGCCCCCGTCTACGCCGTCACCCCCGAACTGGCCGAGCGCGTCACCGGCTACCACGTGCACCGCGGCGCGCTCGCGTCCATGCAGCGCAAGCCGCTGCCGTCCGCGGCCGGAGCGCTCGGTTCCGCGCGGCGCGTCGCCGTCATGGAGTCCGTCAACGACCACACCAACATCGGCGCGGTCTTCCGCAGCGCCGCCGCCCTCGGCATGGACGCCGTACTGCTCTCGCCGGACTGCGCCGACCCGCTCTACCGCCGCTCGGTGAAGGTCTCCATGGGCGCGGTCTTCGCCGTGCCGTACGCCCGCGTGGAAACGTGGCCGCGCGACCTGGAGGAGGTACGGGCCGCCGGCTTCCGGCTGCTGGCCCTCACGCCCGACGAGCGGGCCGTGCCCATCGACACCGCCGTGCCGCGGGACGGCACCGGCGCCGGTACGGGCGCACGTGTCGCGCTGATGCTCGGCGCCGAGGGGCGCGGCCTGTCGGCCCGCGCGCTGGCGGCGGCCGACGAGTGGGTACGTATTCCGATGGCGCACGGTGTGGACTCGCTGAACGTGGGCGCCGCCGCGGCCGTGGCCTTCTACGCGGTGGCGCGGGGGCGCGACGGGGAGGGGTGA
- the cobA gene encoding uroporphyrinogen-III C-methyltransferase translates to MSETPAYPVGLRLAGRRVVVLGGGTVTQRRLPALLAAGADITLISPSVTPSVEAMATSGELTWERRRFRDGDLADAWYALIATDDPAANAAASAEAEAHRVWAVRSDDADAATAWTPATGRSEGVTVAVLTGQDPRRSAAVRDAIVEGLRDGSLSAPHRRARTGGVALVGGGPGDPDLITVRGRRLLADADVVVADRLGPRDLLDELPPHVEVIDAAKIPYGRAMAQEAINAALIEHARAGRSVVRLKGGDPFVFGRGMEEAEQLAAAGVPVTVVPGISSAVSVPAAVGIPVTHRGVAHEFTVASGHVAPDDPSSLVDWEALGRLRGTLVLLMAVERIGAIAATLVRHGRAPDTPVAVVQEGTTAAERRVDATLETVGETVAEQGVRPPAVIVIGDVVALGSRTPR, encoded by the coding sequence ATGTCCGAAACACCCGCATATCCCGTAGGGCTGCGTCTCGCCGGACGGCGTGTCGTGGTGCTCGGCGGCGGCACCGTCACCCAGCGCCGGCTGCCCGCGCTGCTCGCCGCGGGTGCGGACATCACGCTCATCTCGCCCTCCGTCACGCCCTCCGTCGAGGCCATGGCCACCAGCGGCGAACTCACCTGGGAACGCCGCCGGTTCCGGGATGGCGACCTCGCCGACGCCTGGTACGCGCTGATCGCCACCGACGACCCGGCCGCCAACGCCGCCGCCTCCGCCGAGGCGGAAGCCCACCGCGTCTGGGCCGTACGCAGCGACGACGCCGACGCCGCCACCGCCTGGACCCCCGCCACCGGCCGCAGCGAAGGCGTCACCGTGGCGGTGCTCACCGGCCAGGACCCGCGCCGTTCCGCGGCCGTACGGGACGCCATCGTCGAGGGCCTGCGCGACGGCAGTCTCTCCGCGCCGCACCGGCGCGCCCGTACCGGCGGCGTGGCGCTCGTCGGCGGCGGGCCCGGCGACCCGGACCTGATCACCGTGCGCGGCCGCCGCCTGCTCGCGGACGCCGACGTCGTCGTCGCCGACCGGCTCGGCCCGCGCGACCTGCTGGACGAACTCCCCCCGCACGTCGAGGTGATCGACGCGGCCAAGATCCCGTACGGACGCGCGATGGCGCAGGAGGCGATCAACGCCGCGCTGATCGAGCACGCCAGGGCGGGCCGGTCCGTCGTACGCCTCAAGGGCGGCGACCCGTTCGTCTTCGGCCGCGGCATGGAGGAGGCCGAGCAGCTGGCGGCGGCCGGGGTGCCGGTCACGGTCGTGCCCGGGATCTCCAGCGCGGTCAGCGTGCCCGCCGCCGTCGGCATCCCCGTCACGCACCGCGGGGTGGCGCACGAGTTCACGGTGGCCAGCGGCCACGTCGCGCCCGACGACCCCAGCTCGCTCGTCGACTGGGAGGCGCTCGGACGCCTCCGCGGCACCCTGGTGCTGCTGATGGCCGTCGAACGCATCGGTGCCATCGCCGCGACCCTCGTACGCCACGGACGCGCGCCGGACACGCCGGTCGCGGTGGTGCAGGAGGGCACCACGGCGGCGGAGCGGCGCGTGGACGCGACGCTGGAGACGGTCGGCGAGACGGTCGCGGAGCAGGGCGTACGGCCGCCCGCGGTGATCGTCATCGGCGACGTCGTGGCACTCGGCTCACGTACGCCCCGCTGA
- a CDS encoding MetQ/NlpA family ABC transporter substrate-binding protein encodes MRRNTKITATAAVAATLALGLSACGTASDPDTSGDSPTDQDKPLVVAASPTPHGEILEYVSKELAPGEGLKLEVREFTDYVLPNTATESGEVDANFFQHKPYLDDFNEKQGTHLVPVAGVHLEPLGLYAKGAKKAADVRSGQTVALPNDTTNEGRALQLLADNGLIELKAGAGQDATLADIKDRKGLKFKELEAASVPRALGDVDAAVINGNYALEADLKPAEDSLALEEPEGNPYANLLAVKKGDEDDPRVAKLARLLHSDKVKKYIEDTYEGAIVPVPDEAKS; translated from the coding sequence GTGCGCAGGAACACCAAGATCACCGCCACCGCGGCCGTTGCCGCAACGCTCGCCCTGGGCCTGTCGGCCTGCGGCACCGCGTCCGACCCCGACACCTCCGGTGACAGCCCGACCGACCAGGACAAGCCGCTGGTCGTGGCCGCCAGCCCGACCCCGCACGGCGAGATCCTGGAGTACGTCAGCAAGGAGCTGGCGCCCGGGGAGGGACTGAAGCTGGAGGTACGGGAGTTCACGGACTACGTCCTCCCCAACACCGCCACCGAGAGCGGCGAGGTGGACGCCAACTTCTTCCAGCACAAGCCGTACCTCGACGACTTCAACGAGAAGCAGGGCACCCACCTCGTGCCGGTCGCCGGCGTGCACCTGGAGCCGCTGGGCCTCTACGCCAAGGGCGCGAAGAAGGCCGCCGACGTACGGAGCGGCCAGACCGTCGCGCTGCCCAACGACACCACCAACGAGGGCCGCGCCCTCCAACTCCTCGCCGACAACGGGCTGATCGAGCTCAAGGCCGGCGCGGGCCAGGACGCCACGCTCGCCGACATCAAGGACCGCAAGGGCCTGAAGTTCAAGGAGCTGGAGGCCGCCTCCGTGCCGCGGGCGCTCGGCGACGTCGACGCCGCCGTCATCAACGGCAACTACGCGCTCGAGGCCGACCTGAAGCCCGCCGAGGACTCCCTCGCGCTGGAGGAGCCGGAAGGCAACCCGTACGCCAACCTGCTCGCGGTGAAGAAGGGCGACGAGGACGACCCGCGTGTGGCGAAACTTGCCAGGTTGCTGCACTCGGACAAGGTGAAGAAGTACATCGAGGACACCTACGAGGGCGCCATCGTGCCGGTGCCCGACGAGGCCAAGTCCTGA